One window of the Salvia splendens isolate huo1 chromosome 1, SspV2, whole genome shotgun sequence genome contains the following:
- the LOC121802718 gene encoding phospholipase A1-Igamma3, chloroplastic-like isoform X1, with protein MASLHSSPNHKITSSHHFLPPPTQTPTNLKLYFPNKRKLREPSIHTITSCSTLSSIETDSRPLHQIWREIQGQSNWEKLLDPMNPHLRREIIRYGEMAQSCYDSFDFDPHSKYCGTCKYDPPRFFHRLGMSDRGYTLTRYLYATSNINLPNFFQKSTTNNNNIWSPHANWMGYVAVATDDHELRRLGRRDVVVAWRGTVTYLEWIHDLKDILRPAHFRDDPNVKIESGFFDLYTSKEKEQNCAFCSFSAREQVLAELRRIIHRFRGEDLSITITGHSLGAALALLSAYDVAEVKLNSGIPITVFSFGGPRVGNLRFKERCDELGVKVLRVVNVHDRVPTVPGIITNEKFQYQKYLEDAMSFPWSYAHVGVELGLDHTHSPFLKNTMDLRCAHNLEAHLHLLDGYHAKGEKFWLASKRDVALVNKSCDFLKPEYGVPPNWWQDEHKGMVRSGEGRWVVPERPRMEAHPADTAHHFEQVIKYAK; from the exons ATGGCTTCCCTTCACTCCTCTCCCAACCACAAAATCACTTCTTCCCACCACTTCCTTCCACCACCCACCCAAACGCCAACAAACCTCAAACTATACTTCCCCAACAAAAGAAAATTACGCGAGCCATCGATTCACACTATTACAAGCTGCTCAACTCTCTCAAGCATCGAAACAGACTCTCGCCCCCTCCACCAAATCTGGCGCGAAATCCAGGGCCAGAGCAACTGGGAGAAGCTTCTAGACCCCATGAACCCCCACCTCCGGCGAGAAATCATCCGCTACGGCGAGATGGCCCAGTCCTGCTACGACTCCTTCGACTTCGACCCCCACTCCAAATACTGCGGCACCTGCAAGTACGACCCACCCCGCttcttccaccgcctcggcatGTCCGACCGAGGCTACACCCTCACCCGCTACCTCTACGCCACCTCCAACATCAACCTCCCCAACTTCTTCCAGAAATCCACCACTAACAATAACAATATCTGGAGCCCCCACGCCAACTGGATGGGCTacgtcgccgtcgccaccgACGACCACGAGCTCCGCCGCCTCGGCCGCCGCGACGTTGTCGTGGCTTGGCGCGGCACCGTCACCTACCTGGAGTGGATCCACGACCTCAAGGACATCCTCCGCCCCGCCCACTTCCGCGACGACCCAAACGTCAAGATCGAGTCCGGCTTCTTCGACCTCTACACCTCCAAGGAGAAGGAGCAGAACTGCGCGTTCTGCTCCTTCTCTGCCCGTGAGCAGGTCCTGGCCGAGCTGAGGCGGATCATCCACCGCTTCAGGGGCGAGGACCTCAGCATCACCATCACGGGGCACAGCCTGGGCGCGGCGCTGGCCCTGCTCAGCGCCTACGACGTGGCGGAGGTGAAGCTCAACAGCGGTATCCCCATCACGGTGTTCTCCTTCGGCGGGCCTAGAGTAGGGAATTTGAGGTTCAAGGAGCGGTGCGACGAGCTCGGGGTCAAGGTGCTCCGAGTGGTGAACGTGCACGACCGGGTGCCGACGGTCCCCGGGATCATCACGAATGAGAAATTTCAGTACCAGAAATACCTAGAGGATGCTATGTCTTTTCCATGGAGCTACGCCCACGTAGGTGTGGAGTTAGGTTTGGATCACACACACTCCCCATTCCTAAAGAACACCATGGACTTGAGATGTGCGCACAACCTTGAGGCGCATTTGCACTTGCTGGATGGCTACCACGCCAAAG GTGAAAAGTTCTGGTTAGCGTCCAAGAGAGATGTGGCACTGGTGAACAAGAGCTGCGACTTCTTGAAGCCGGAATATGGCGTGCCGCCAAATTGGTGgcaggacgagcacaaggggaTGGTGAGGAGCGGGGAGGGGCGGTGGGTAGTGCCAGAACGGCCGAGGATGGAAGCGCATCCGGCCGACACGGCCCACCACTTTGAGCAAGTCATCAAGTATGCAAAGTAG
- the LOC121802718 gene encoding phospholipase A1-Igamma3, chloroplastic-like isoform X2 has protein sequence MASLHSSPNHKITSSHHFLPPPTQTPTNLKLYFPNKRKLREPSIHTITSCSTLSSIETDSRPLHQIWREIQGQSNWEKLLDPMNPHLRREIIRYGEMAQSCYDSFDFDPHSKYCGTCKYDPPRFFHRLGMSDRGYTLTRYLYATSNINLPNFFQKSTTNNNNIWSPHANWMGYVAVATDDHELRRLGRRDVVVAWRGTVTYLEWIHDLKDILRPAHFRDDPNVKIESGFFDLYTSFSAREQVLAELRRIIHRFRGEDLSITITGHSLGAALALLSAYDVAEVKLNSGIPITVFSFGGPRVGNLRFKERCDELGVKVLRVVNVHDRVPTVPGIITNEKFQYQKYLEDAMSFPWSYAHVGVELGLDHTHSPFLKNTMDLRCAHNLEAHLHLLDGYHAKGEKFWLASKRDVALVNKSCDFLKPEYGVPPNWWQDEHKGMVRSGEGRWVVPERPRMEAHPADTAHHFEQVIKYAK, from the exons ATGGCTTCCCTTCACTCCTCTCCCAACCACAAAATCACTTCTTCCCACCACTTCCTTCCACCACCCACCCAAACGCCAACAAACCTCAAACTATACTTCCCCAACAAAAGAAAATTACGCGAGCCATCGATTCACACTATTACAAGCTGCTCAACTCTCTCAAGCATCGAAACAGACTCTCGCCCCCTCCACCAAATCTGGCGCGAAATCCAGGGCCAGAGCAACTGGGAGAAGCTTCTAGACCCCATGAACCCCCACCTCCGGCGAGAAATCATCCGCTACGGCGAGATGGCCCAGTCCTGCTACGACTCCTTCGACTTCGACCCCCACTCCAAATACTGCGGCACCTGCAAGTACGACCCACCCCGCttcttccaccgcctcggcatGTCCGACCGAGGCTACACCCTCACCCGCTACCTCTACGCCACCTCCAACATCAACCTCCCCAACTTCTTCCAGAAATCCACCACTAACAATAACAATATCTGGAGCCCCCACGCCAACTGGATGGGCTacgtcgccgtcgccaccgACGACCACGAGCTCCGCCGCCTCGGCCGCCGCGACGTTGTCGTGGCTTGGCGCGGCACCGTCACCTACCTGGAGTGGATCCACGACCTCAAGGACATCCTCCGCCCCGCCCACTTCCGCGACGACCCAAACGTCAAGATCGAGTCCGGCTTCTTCGACCTCTACAC CTCCTTCTCTGCCCGTGAGCAGGTCCTGGCCGAGCTGAGGCGGATCATCCACCGCTTCAGGGGCGAGGACCTCAGCATCACCATCACGGGGCACAGCCTGGGCGCGGCGCTGGCCCTGCTCAGCGCCTACGACGTGGCGGAGGTGAAGCTCAACAGCGGTATCCCCATCACGGTGTTCTCCTTCGGCGGGCCTAGAGTAGGGAATTTGAGGTTCAAGGAGCGGTGCGACGAGCTCGGGGTCAAGGTGCTCCGAGTGGTGAACGTGCACGACCGGGTGCCGACGGTCCCCGGGATCATCACGAATGAGAAATTTCAGTACCAGAAATACCTAGAGGATGCTATGTCTTTTCCATGGAGCTACGCCCACGTAGGTGTGGAGTTAGGTTTGGATCACACACACTCCCCATTCCTAAAGAACACCATGGACTTGAGATGTGCGCACAACCTTGAGGCGCATTTGCACTTGCTGGATGGCTACCACGCCAAAG GTGAAAAGTTCTGGTTAGCGTCCAAGAGAGATGTGGCACTGGTGAACAAGAGCTGCGACTTCTTGAAGCCGGAATATGGCGTGCCGCCAAATTGGTGgcaggacgagcacaaggggaTGGTGAGGAGCGGGGAGGGGCGGTGGGTAGTGCCAGAACGGCCGAGGATGGAAGCGCATCCGGCCGACACGGCCCACCACTTTGAGCAAGTCATCAAGTATGCAAAGTAG